A genomic region of Bdellovibrionales bacterium contains the following coding sequences:
- the pilQ gene encoding type IV pilus secretin PilQ produces MIQLKLKCLLVFLLALSCLVSCTTTSPKSTSSSDDLALDSGGDDFTSGEDGDDPSTGLASDKAKEGIEDNDVANELDSDTPSDEDSGSSEFKDEEFAKNDLKVGDGELDNTSEKGEDPFSNAPDEPQGIASEKLPVESSSNEGEPLEGTSNKSRISISDIKFLANQAGGTVVVDATGPAKYKTRVNESTNQFVLEIANVNLPSRLKRPYIMKEFEGEFAAINAYQSEGSSTARIVVQMRNPGKALVQREGNSILVLPPTSDNLAASVDDAEAGDAVNPEDAETAEEKEAQESSYDVQKAERDEKTLGAKSLEEYFSGDNRFYGRRLSIQTKDADVRDALNFIAEYSGVNMIISDDVSGTISLKLRQVPWDQALVTIMRSKRLGYIRQGNVIRISTLVTLQAEADSSRSILETQKSLTPVRVKVIPVSYADVDNLTKQLGPFLSDKRGKIAFDNRTSSLIVTDTDEIINRITKLVKSLDVPPLQVMIEGKIVEATEEFQRSVGVNWSFDGEKVNLSPSGGANGGPLDLRAGLSINPISRASLLGNPLALDLTVGRLDFLGELGAVLSLAETESTIKILSSPRIVTLNKESAQITQEGQVLTRSTVTDPTGNKKSSIERNPVTLNLTVTPQITAAGSVILSVLVKRQFATGIVDPESLARAINTREAKTKVLVDNGQTAVIGGVYQSDASQGETGVPVLKDIPVLGWLFKYRQRDSQKNELLIFLTPRVINFGEQGKQGDIETS; encoded by the coding sequence ATGATACAGTTAAAATTGAAATGCCTCTTAGTTTTTTTGTTGGCTCTTTCATGTTTGGTCTCATGTACCACGACATCGCCGAAGAGTACCTCGAGTTCAGATGATCTTGCTCTCGATTCAGGTGGAGATGATTTTACTTCCGGGGAAGATGGCGATGACCCTTCAACAGGCCTTGCGTCCGATAAGGCCAAAGAGGGCATAGAGGACAATGATGTTGCCAATGAGCTTGATAGCGATACGCCATCTGACGAGGACTCAGGTTCGAGCGAGTTTAAAGATGAAGAATTTGCGAAAAATGATTTGAAGGTCGGTGATGGTGAGCTCGATAATACGAGCGAAAAAGGAGAAGACCCTTTTTCAAATGCTCCAGACGAGCCGCAAGGAATTGCGTCTGAAAAACTTCCAGTTGAGTCTTCGAGTAACGAAGGTGAGCCTTTGGAAGGCACAAGCAATAAGAGCAGGATTTCTATTTCTGATATTAAATTTTTAGCCAATCAGGCAGGTGGAACAGTCGTTGTTGATGCCACTGGGCCGGCGAAGTATAAAACTCGGGTGAACGAATCCACAAATCAGTTTGTCTTGGAGATTGCCAACGTAAACCTCCCAAGTCGGCTCAAACGCCCCTACATTATGAAAGAGTTTGAGGGAGAGTTTGCAGCGATAAATGCCTACCAATCAGAGGGCTCTTCAACGGCAAGGATTGTTGTGCAGATGCGAAATCCGGGAAAGGCTCTCGTTCAGAGAGAAGGGAATTCCATCCTGGTTTTACCTCCAACCTCTGATAATTTGGCGGCATCTGTCGACGATGCCGAGGCGGGAGATGCTGTTAATCCCGAAGATGCGGAAACCGCAGAAGAAAAGGAAGCACAGGAATCGTCTTATGATGTTCAAAAAGCTGAGCGGGACGAGAAAACGCTCGGGGCAAAATCTTTGGAAGAGTATTTTTCGGGAGACAATAGGTTTTATGGCAGACGTCTCTCTATCCAAACCAAAGACGCCGATGTTCGTGATGCGCTGAACTTTATCGCCGAATATTCAGGTGTGAATATGATTATCTCAGATGACGTCAGTGGCACAATTTCATTGAAATTGCGCCAGGTTCCATGGGACCAAGCCCTTGTGACAATCATGCGATCGAAGCGGTTGGGATATATTCGTCAGGGAAACGTTATTCGTATTTCTACCTTGGTAACTTTACAGGCCGAGGCGGACTCATCTCGATCTATTCTCGAAACTCAAAAATCTCTCACTCCGGTCCGCGTAAAAGTTATTCCGGTTAGTTATGCTGATGTTGACAATTTGACAAAGCAATTGGGACCATTTCTCTCCGATAAACGAGGGAAAATCGCTTTCGATAATCGTACAAGTTCGCTCATTGTTACTGATACAGACGAAATCATAAACCGAATTACAAAGTTGGTTAAAAGTCTTGATGTTCCTCCGCTTCAAGTGATGATTGAGGGAAAGATTGTAGAAGCCACCGAAGAGTTTCAGAGGAGTGTCGGAGTTAACTGGAGTTTTGATGGCGAGAAGGTGAACCTCAGCCCTAGCGGTGGAGCCAATGGGGGACCTTTGGACTTAAGAGCTGGCTTGAGCATCAACCCAATTAGCCGAGCTTCACTGCTAGGTAATCCATTGGCTTTAGACCTAACTGTTGGTCGACTTGATTTTCTTGGCGAATTGGGGGCTGTCTTATCTCTTGCCGAAACAGAATCAACGATTAAGATACTTTCATCTCCTCGCATTGTAACACTCAACAAGGAATCCGCCCAGATCACTCAAGAGGGACAGGTATTAACAAGATCTACGGTCACAGATCCAACAGGAAACAAGAAGTCTTCTATAGAAAGAAATCCAGTTACTCTTAATTTGACCGTCACACCCCAAATCACCGCTGCAGGAAGCGTTATTCTTTCTGTTCTCGTCAAGCGTCAGTTTGCGACAGGGATTGTAGACCCAGAATCATTGGCGAGAGCGATCAATACTCGGGAGGCAAAAACGAAAGTGTTGGTCGACAATGGACAGACCGCTGTGATTGGCGGTGTTTATCAAAGTGATGCCTCACAAGGCGAGACGGGTGTGCCTGTTTTGAAGGACATCCCTGTGCTCGGTTGGCTTTTCAAGTATCGTCAGCGAGATTCTCAGAAAAACGAATTACTGATTTTTCTAACCCCGCGAGTGATTAACTTTGGAGAGCAGGGTAAACAGGGAGACATCGAAACATCATAG